A genome region from Microcella alkaliphila includes the following:
- a CDS encoding FtsK/SpoIIIE domain-containing protein has protein sequence MTITYPEPPRASPRAPFPVIAVIAPLIAAVVIGAIIRSPYVLVFAALSPIIAVASALESRRAARRHAREEDKRFALECAATEHAIERAHRDETERAFATPPGDGGSVVGAAPGASTIAGSAPTVDAHPEQSVRERLRALHARAARNPRLPVRVPPGPVEVHGSGFIAERLRARLGDRAVPDGSPSDGRARTTISVSGLARLDIVLPGGERVAADAVVSYLADEEARNARARAAALPERCEWAAARDGQSTPGLAVGLGAAGTVTLDLITDGPHVLVGGATGSGKSEFLRALALSAAADPGAWSVLYVDFKGGATFQDLAELPSTVGVITDLDAVLATRALTSLRAEIERRERVLARERVRDIAQLASGLSRLLIVVDEYAALVATHPALQAVFSDLSARGRSLGIHLVLCTQRPSGVVHDTVAVNCAIRVLFRTTDAADARALLGGDAPSVAAAPRGRAVIRTSEQLLAAQVGLVAPADIAAVASAASSARADPPWAPVLPSELSPTQPEVVDGWRHSRAEGSLLVGLIDDVAAQRWSAASWHPRRDGALAILGCSGSGRTTALAQLAAEARQIGWEATLLPHSLADAHQVLTDIASGSAASSQPQLLLVDGLADLIDAESPEHATQLLARLDAALRALHQRGGGAAVAVGTASSAGRLLAGRFGARLQLRALDCDDHHASGAPRGEHNDRAPAGRGWWRGQPVQVVQPTQSLPPALPPRIRTVGSEPVIAVVSANPDRSLEALRASCPRPVRGVPLAALVDAASRHDVRDGTLACVGHPDDWQRDWAAFAHARREAVIAFDGCDMSDLRALVSARIQPPPIDQRDLWVIEPGGGSTPEVLRARWSPPSSDVAH, from the coding sequence GTGACGATCACGTATCCCGAGCCGCCCCGAGCATCCCCGCGCGCCCCGTTTCCGGTGATCGCGGTGATCGCGCCCCTGATCGCGGCGGTCGTCATCGGGGCCATCATTCGATCGCCGTATGTGCTCGTTTTCGCCGCCCTTAGCCCCATCATCGCGGTCGCGAGCGCTCTCGAATCCCGCCGGGCAGCGCGTCGACACGCGCGTGAGGAGGACAAGCGCTTCGCGCTCGAATGCGCGGCAACGGAACACGCGATCGAGCGTGCGCACCGCGATGAGACGGAACGCGCGTTCGCGACACCACCGGGTGACGGCGGCTCCGTCGTCGGAGCGGCGCCGGGCGCAAGCACGATCGCCGGGAGCGCCCCGACAGTGGATGCCCATCCCGAGCAATCCGTGCGGGAGCGCTTGCGCGCCCTGCACGCCCGTGCCGCGCGCAACCCGCGCCTTCCCGTCCGCGTCCCGCCGGGCCCGGTCGAGGTGCACGGGTCCGGCTTCATCGCCGAGCGCCTCCGCGCACGACTCGGTGACCGCGCGGTGCCGGACGGGTCGCCGTCTGACGGGCGCGCTCGCACGACCATCTCGGTGTCCGGGCTCGCGCGCCTCGACATCGTGCTTCCCGGCGGCGAGCGCGTCGCAGCGGACGCGGTCGTGTCGTACCTCGCCGACGAAGAGGCGAGGAACGCCCGCGCTCGAGCTGCCGCGCTGCCCGAGCGCTGTGAGTGGGCGGCGGCCCGCGATGGCCAGTCGACCCCGGGTCTCGCCGTCGGACTCGGAGCGGCCGGCACCGTCACACTCGACCTCATCACCGACGGCCCGCACGTGCTCGTCGGGGGCGCCACCGGAAGCGGCAAGAGCGAATTCCTCCGCGCACTCGCCCTGTCGGCGGCAGCGGACCCGGGTGCGTGGTCCGTGCTGTACGTCGACTTCAAGGGCGGGGCCACCTTCCAGGACCTCGCCGAGCTGCCCTCGACGGTCGGCGTCATCACGGATCTGGACGCTGTGCTCGCGACGCGTGCGCTCACAAGCCTTCGGGCGGAGATCGAGCGTCGAGAGCGTGTGCTCGCACGCGAGCGCGTCCGCGACATCGCTCAGCTCGCCTCGGGGCTGTCCCGCCTGTTGATCGTCGTCGACGAGTACGCCGCACTCGTGGCGACACATCCCGCCTTGCAGGCGGTGTTCTCCGACCTGTCGGCGCGAGGCCGCTCGCTCGGCATCCACCTCGTCTTGTGCACGCAGCGTCCGAGCGGGGTGGTGCACGACACGGTGGCGGTCAACTGCGCCATCCGCGTCCTGTTCCGCACCACGGATGCCGCCGACGCTCGCGCGCTGCTGGGCGGTGACGCCCCGTCCGTCGCCGCTGCGCCCCGCGGTCGTGCGGTGATTCGCACGAGTGAGCAGTTGCTCGCCGCCCAGGTCGGTCTCGTCGCACCCGCGGACATCGCCGCGGTGGCGAGTGCGGCGTCGTCGGCACGCGCAGATCCGCCCTGGGCGCCGGTCTTGCCGTCGGAGCTGTCTCCGACGCAGCCGGAAGTCGTCGATGGGTGGCGCCACTCCCGGGCCGAGGGGAGCCTGCTCGTCGGCCTGATCGATGACGTCGCCGCCCAGCGCTGGAGCGCGGCGAGCTGGCATCCGCGCCGCGACGGCGCGCTGGCGATCCTCGGGTGTTCGGGGAGTGGGCGAACGACCGCGCTGGCGCAGCTGGCCGCGGAAGCGCGGCAGATCGGCTGGGAGGCAACGCTCTTGCCGCACAGCCTCGCCGATGCGCATCAGGTCCTCACGGACATCGCCTCCGGTTCGGCGGCGTCGAGCCAGCCGCAGCTGCTGCTGGTAGACGGGCTGGCCGACCTGATCGACGCCGAGTCGCCCGAGCACGCGACGCAGCTTCTCGCCCGATTGGATGCCGCCCTGCGTGCCCTCCACCAGCGAGGCGGCGGTGCCGCCGTCGCCGTGGGCACCGCCTCGAGCGCCGGCCGTCTCCTTGCCGGGCGCTTCGGCGCACGCCTGCAGCTACGCGCCCTTGATTGTGACGACCACCACGCCTCCGGCGCTCCGCGCGGCGAGCATAATGACCGCGCTCCCGCCGGGCGCGGGTGGTGGCGCGGGCAGCCCGTTCAGGTCGTCCAGCCGACGCAGTCGCTGCCGCCGGCGCTCCCGCCCCGTATTCGGACCGTGGGGTCCGAGCCCGTCATCGCGGTGGTCTCGGCGAACCCGGACCGCTCCCTCGAGGCGTTACGAGCATCCTGCCCCCGTCCGGTGCGAGGGGTGCCGCTTGCGGCGCTCGTCGACGCCGCCAGCCGGCACGATGTCCGGGATGGCACCCTCGCCTGCGTCGGTCAT
- a CDS encoding double zinc ribbon domain-containing protein, with product MTCEHCGAALPPVAQFCGRCGRSVGVSTPPASPAPCPVCATVPFPGDRYCGECGTRLGVPIDAPPPAIVREPEPEPEPEPEPEPEPEPEPEPEPEPEPEPEPEPEPEVRAEPVRFVLQFSTGESVSVIGTGLLGRNPRPEPGEAIDHIVIVSDPTRSMSKTHLEFGHDDGMFWVSDRHSGNGTVLREPGQLPRYCEPGRRYHIARGTRVDMGDQFMILG from the coding sequence ATGACGTGCGAGCACTGCGGGGCGGCGTTGCCCCCGGTCGCGCAATTCTGCGGTCGCTGCGGACGCTCCGTGGGCGTGAGCACGCCGCCCGCCTCTCCGGCCCCGTGCCCCGTGTGCGCCACGGTGCCCTTCCCGGGCGACCGCTACTGCGGCGAGTGTGGGACGCGGCTCGGCGTGCCGATCGATGCGCCTCCGCCGGCGATCGTTCGTGAGCCTGAGCCTGAGCCGGAGCCGGAGCCGGAGCCGGAGCCGGAGCCGGAGCCGGAGCCGGAGCCTGAGCCTGAGCCAGAGCCGGAACCCGAGCCGGAACCCGAGCCCGAGGTACGGGCTGAGCCGGTGCGCTTCGTCTTGCAGTTCAGCACCGGCGAGAGCGTGTCGGTGATCGGAACGGGACTTCTCGGCCGCAACCCGCGGCCCGAGCCGGGGGAGGCGATCGACCACATCGTCATCGTGAGCGACCCCACCCGCTCGATGTCGAAGACGCACCTCGAATTCGGGCACGACGATGGCATGTTCTGGGTGAGCGACCGACACTCCGGCAACGGCACGGTGTTGCGCGAACCCGGCCAGTTGCCGCGCTACTGCGAGCCCGGCAGGCGGTATCACATCGCGCGCGGCACCCGCGTGGACATGGGTGACCAGTTCATGATCCTCGGCTGA
- a CDS encoding transglutaminaseTgpA domain-containing protein, whose product MSIVLFTMAAWAVIAFAWWPVYRDPGFVVVAAVAIPLGCALAVVATALRWPAWGLMLAVTAALVVVGVPLAVPSRALYGVLPEPEGLLELISAVALGWTRLVTIDLPVGTYQSLLVPALVSLLVGSAATVAVALRARRPATAVAIPAIGYPLVLAFGPESVVWPISTTLALLLVLLLWLAVWRRHRRTDALIGSVDRGRGGAVRQFASAVMVVLVAGGAGAGLIALIPPPDERTVIRTVVDQPFDPFATPSPLAAYRASFQPERADAIALTAEGLPDGERVRVAVLDSYDGVVFAVGSDSVDSASGRFVRVPARRDVPEGASVAAVELSLGRAFGPWLPSTGQLVDVTIRGEDAPAVRDRVVYNAVTDSAVLVGGAPAGLRYRLDVIPAPVEEVDLSTVSPGAAAVPAIVSVPDELRDWLSPTIQAIEGEGARLAAVVERLQSDGFLSHGTDDDEAPSRPGHSIDRLDELVTATPMVGDAEQYAALAALAAREIGFPSRVVLGFIEGVRDDRGEPPVDPAAFRERDLTAWIEVSTLERGWVAVDVVPPRREVPPPDSDETTPITRPQPAVQPPLEDAPPPDEQAPPDVDLDERDEATGLDPLLLLALQIGGAVLGLILLGLTPVLAILAIKARRRRRRRRARDPATRILAGWMQVVDDATDRGIAVPPTGTRRERAAAIGAPSVLVLARVADRAVYAPDEPNPDEAARVWSAVDAVRRTFRDSATRRERLRAAVSTRSLRRYSDRSGGRGRRKERG is encoded by the coding sequence GTGAGCATTGTGCTGTTCACGATGGCGGCGTGGGCCGTCATCGCGTTCGCCTGGTGGCCCGTGTACCGCGACCCCGGTTTCGTGGTGGTGGCCGCCGTCGCCATCCCGCTCGGCTGCGCGCTCGCGGTGGTCGCAACGGCGCTCCGCTGGCCGGCCTGGGGACTCATGCTCGCGGTCACGGCCGCACTCGTCGTGGTGGGGGTTCCGCTCGCGGTTCCCTCCCGGGCGCTTTACGGCGTCCTCCCCGAGCCCGAGGGACTGCTGGAGTTGATCTCTGCCGTCGCGCTCGGCTGGACGAGACTCGTCACCATCGACCTTCCCGTCGGCACCTATCAGTCGCTCCTCGTGCCGGCGCTCGTCAGCCTGCTCGTCGGGAGTGCGGCGACCGTCGCCGTGGCGTTGCGCGCCCGCCGTCCGGCAACGGCCGTGGCCATTCCCGCCATCGGCTATCCCCTCGTTCTCGCCTTCGGGCCGGAAAGCGTCGTGTGGCCGATCAGCACCACCCTGGCCTTACTGCTGGTCCTCCTGCTCTGGCTCGCGGTGTGGCGTCGGCACCGCCGCACAGACGCGCTCATTGGCAGCGTCGACCGGGGGCGCGGGGGCGCGGTGCGGCAGTTCGCCTCGGCCGTGATGGTGGTACTGGTCGCGGGAGGAGCAGGCGCAGGCCTTATTGCGCTCATCCCGCCGCCGGATGAGCGGACAGTCATCCGCACCGTTGTCGATCAACCGTTCGACCCTTTCGCCACTCCCAGCCCGCTCGCCGCGTATCGCGCGTCGTTCCAGCCGGAGCGAGCCGACGCCATCGCGCTCACCGCTGAGGGACTGCCCGACGGGGAGCGAGTGCGCGTCGCCGTCCTGGACAGTTACGACGGGGTCGTCTTCGCGGTGGGCAGCGACAGCGTCGACAGCGCCTCCGGCCGATTCGTGCGGGTGCCCGCCCGGCGAGACGTTCCAGAGGGGGCCAGTGTCGCGGCCGTCGAGCTTTCCCTCGGCAGGGCGTTCGGGCCGTGGCTGCCGTCCACTGGCCAGCTCGTCGACGTGACGATCCGTGGTGAGGATGCGCCGGCGGTGCGCGACCGCGTGGTTTACAACGCGGTGACCGACAGCGCAGTCCTCGTGGGTGGCGCTCCCGCCGGTTTGCGCTATCGCCTCGACGTCATCCCGGCGCCCGTCGAGGAGGTGGACCTGTCGACCGTGTCGCCGGGCGCCGCCGCGGTTCCCGCGATCGTGAGCGTGCCCGACGAGCTGCGTGACTGGCTGAGCCCCACCATCCAGGCGATCGAGGGGGAGGGAGCGAGGCTCGCGGCCGTCGTTGAGCGGCTGCAATCGGACGGTTTCCTGTCTCACGGAACCGACGACGACGAGGCGCCGAGCAGGCCGGGGCACTCCATTGATCGCCTCGACGAGTTGGTCACGGCTACCCCGATGGTCGGGGACGCGGAACAGTATGCAGCTCTCGCGGCCCTGGCCGCTCGGGAGATCGGGTTCCCCTCGCGCGTCGTGCTCGGCTTCATCGAGGGTGTGCGCGATGACCGCGGCGAACCGCCGGTGGACCCCGCGGCGTTCCGCGAGCGCGACCTGACCGCGTGGATCGAGGTGTCGACTCTCGAACGCGGTTGGGTGGCCGTCGACGTGGTGCCGCCGCGCCGCGAGGTGCCGCCGCCCGACTCCGACGAGACGACACCGATCACACGGCCACAGCCCGCCGTGCAACCTCCCCTCGAAGACGCGCCCCCGCCCGACGAACAGGCGCCGCCCGACGTCGACCTCGACGAGCGCGATGAGGCCACGGGGCTCGACCCTCTGCTCCTTCTCGCCCTGCAGATCGGCGGCGCGGTCCTCGGGCTGATCCTGCTCGGTCTCACACCGGTCCTCGCGATTCTGGCGATCAAGGCGCGTCGCCGTCGCCGGCGCCGTCGCGCGCGCGACCCCGCCACGCGCATCCTGGCCGGGTGGATGCAGGTGGTCGACGACGCGACCGATCGCGGCATCGCCGTGCCCCCGACGGGGACGCGGCGTGAGCGCGCTGCGGCCATCGGGGCGCCCTCCGTGCTCGTGCTCGCGCGGGTCGCCGATCGCGCGGTCTACGCCCCCGACGAGCCCAACCCGGACGAGGCAGCCAGGGTGTGGAGCGCCGTCGACGCAGTACGCCGCACCTTCCGCGACTCGGCCACCCGCCGCGAGCGCCTGCGCGCCGCCGTATCCACGCGTTCGCTGCGCCGCTATTCTGACCGAAGCGGCGGGCGAGGGCGACGGAAGGAACGCGGATGA
- a CDS encoding DUF58 domain-containing protein: MTDGSSPRSTVTREVTGSSGGSTVTTARTRLVGERTGWSADALVTVVRAGRAVGRVASRAGRAASSVVTPLGWVVIAVAPLSLGAGYLWGWTELVLAGAVGVALTIVAVAYLVGRIRLHFQLVPPPVRVAVGDEAHARLVVTNPTSRRSFGTVVDLPVGERIVPIAVPGIGPGDRVEPSVALPTDRRGRLTVGPVKTVRADPVGLVRREYHWADAAEFIIHPRTIDVPSTSSGLVRDLEGRPTRDLTVSDLAFHALREYVPGDDRRHIHWKSSAKTGTFMVRQFEETRRSRMLLALSIASVDFGSDAEFELGVSAAASLGARAIRDARDVDVLVSEITPEFAKRAVVAVRPLPTLTPNRLLDELAVVEHGPAALGVVDVARLASDAVPGVSVAILVVGSTVAPRRLRTAAAAFPASVEVIAVQCDPDTVPGRRSLGSLTVLTVGSLTDLRRAIRGGETE; encoded by the coding sequence GTGACCGACGGGTCGTCACCGCGGTCGACCGTTACGCGGGAGGTCACCGGCTCCTCCGGGGGGTCGACGGTCACCACTGCGCGCACCCGGCTCGTCGGCGAGCGGACGGGCTGGTCGGCGGATGCTCTGGTCACTGTCGTGCGCGCCGGTCGCGCCGTCGGCCGTGTCGCGTCCCGTGCAGGCCGCGCCGCCTCCTCCGTGGTGACCCCCCTTGGCTGGGTCGTCATCGCCGTCGCGCCTCTGTCGCTCGGGGCGGGGTATCTCTGGGGCTGGACGGAACTCGTCCTCGCCGGTGCCGTCGGCGTGGCGCTCACGATCGTCGCCGTCGCGTACCTGGTGGGCAGGATCCGACTGCACTTCCAGCTTGTTCCGCCGCCGGTTCGCGTCGCCGTCGGTGACGAGGCGCACGCCCGGCTGGTCGTGACGAACCCCACCTCACGGCGCTCCTTCGGCACGGTCGTCGACCTGCCCGTCGGCGAGCGCATCGTCCCCATCGCGGTTCCCGGCATCGGCCCGGGCGATCGGGTCGAGCCGTCCGTCGCTCTCCCGACCGATCGTCGTGGCCGCCTGACGGTGGGGCCGGTGAAGACCGTTCGGGCTGATCCCGTGGGGCTCGTGCGTCGCGAATACCACTGGGCCGATGCGGCCGAGTTCATCATCCACCCGCGCACCATCGACGTGCCATCGACGTCGAGTGGGCTCGTGCGCGACCTCGAGGGCCGGCCGACCCGAGACCTGACCGTGAGCGATCTGGCGTTTCATGCGCTGCGCGAATACGTGCCCGGAGACGATCGCCGCCACATCCACTGGAAGTCGTCGGCGAAGACCGGCACCTTCATGGTGCGGCAGTTCGAGGAGACCCGTCGCAGTCGCATGCTGCTCGCCCTGAGCATTGCGAGTGTCGACTTCGGTTCCGACGCCGAGTTCGAGCTCGGCGTGAGTGCGGCGGCGAGCCTCGGCGCGCGCGCTATTCGTGACGCTCGTGATGTCGACGTTCTCGTCAGCGAGATCACTCCCGAGTTCGCGAAGCGGGCCGTCGTCGCCGTCCGGCCGCTGCCGACGCTCACCCCCAACCGCCTGCTGGACGAGCTCGCCGTCGTCGAACACGGACCAGCGGCTCTCGGCGTCGTCGACGTCGCGCGCCTCGCCTCCGATGCTGTGCCGGGCGTGTCGGTCGCGATCCTCGTGGTCGGCTCCACGGTCGCACCGCGTCGCCTGCGCACGGCCGCCGCAGCGTTTCCTGCCTCCGTCGAGGTCATTGCGGTGCAGTGTGACCCCGACACAGTGCCGGGCCGGCGCAGTCTCGGTTCCTTGACCGTCCTCACCGTGGGGTCGCTCACCGATCTCCGACGCGCCATCCGGGGAGGCGAGACCGAGTGA
- a CDS encoding AAA family ATPase, producing MTMTPEQAQWFSGLAERIVTNVESVLLGKSYVVRLGLTAMLSEGHLLLEDVPGTGKTSLARALAESIRGTTQRVQFTPDLLPGDITGITVYDQRSGEFSFHPGPVFATVVLADEINRASPKTQSALLEVMEEGHVTIDGTTHPVDAPFLVIATQNPIEQAGTYRLPEAQLDRFLIRTAIGYPDHASTVRILAGASGPRATVLEPVIDLDTVRSMIDAARTVHVDPVIGDYVARLVEATRAHPDVRLGASVRGALALVRCAKTFAALDGRHYVIPDDVKSLAEPVLAHRLVLDPEAEFDGVTQASVIAQVVVETAPPSDRVAV from the coding sequence ATGACGATGACCCCCGAGCAGGCGCAGTGGTTCTCCGGCCTCGCCGAGCGGATCGTGACCAATGTCGAATCGGTGCTCCTCGGCAAGTCATACGTTGTGCGCCTCGGGCTCACCGCGATGTTGAGCGAGGGGCACCTGCTGCTCGAAGACGTGCCGGGGACGGGGAAGACCTCGCTCGCGCGGGCGCTGGCTGAGAGCATTCGAGGCACGACGCAGCGCGTGCAGTTCACCCCCGACTTGCTGCCGGGCGACATCACGGGCATCACGGTCTACGACCAGCGCAGTGGCGAGTTCTCCTTTCACCCCGGCCCCGTGTTCGCGACCGTCGTCCTGGCCGATGAGATCAACCGGGCCAGCCCGAAGACGCAGTCGGCGTTGCTTGAGGTGATGGAGGAGGGGCACGTCACGATCGACGGTACGACCCACCCGGTCGACGCGCCCTTCCTGGTCATTGCCACCCAGAACCCGATCGAACAGGCTGGCACCTACCGTCTACCGGAGGCGCAGCTCGACCGCTTCCTCATCCGCACGGCGATCGGCTACCCCGATCACGCGTCGACCGTGAGAATCCTCGCGGGAGCGTCGGGGCCGCGCGCCACGGTGCTCGAGCCGGTCATCGACCTCGACACGGTGCGCAGCATGATCGATGCGGCGCGCACCGTGCATGTCGATCCGGTGATCGGTGACTACGTCGCGCGTCTCGTGGAGGCGACCCGCGCGCATCCCGACGTCCGGCTGGGGGCGAGCGTCCGTGGCGCCCTGGCGCTCGTGCGGTGCGCGAAGACGTTCGCGGCCCTCGACGGACGCCACTACGTCATTCCCGACGACGTGAAGTCGCTCGCCGAACCGGTGCTCGCGCACCGACTCGTTCTCGACCCCGAGGCCGAATTCGACGGCGTCACGCAGGCGTCCGTTATCGCTCAGGTCGTCGTGGAGACCGCCCCGCCGAGCGACCGGGTCGCCGTGTGA